The Rosa rugosa chromosome 1, drRosRugo1.1, whole genome shotgun sequence genomic sequence tttctaatatatatttttatcaataaaatagTTGTCGGCCATCGTTTatcttcaatattttttttttgtgacttGGCAGTACAGATTTATCATGTTGGCAAAGTTGTATAAGTGTGCTTAGTCCATTTCTATTCTACAATGATTCAATGAAGATTCAATGGCTTCAGACCAATCTATTTTCCTTGGCACTTGGGCAAAAAGTCAAAGTTCTTCACAGTTTGTCAAAAATGACTGCCAGAAGAAACCAAATATTTCTGATACGCGTTGGGGACTCGATATGCTCAAATCTGTGAGCATTAGTTGGGTTTTCCAAGTGTGTGAATCCACCAAGTTGTAATATGGGCTCATGCGCAGAACATTCTTCGATATTTATTAGGCCCAGATGAATCCTAGAAACTGATGACCCAGCAAACTGGGCAAGGAAAAGATTGCAGGATAGGCCCATTGAAGCCAAGAAATAGGCTAGTCCCCCAAAAAAGTGCATGACGGGGATAGAGGCATGCCTATCCCCAAAACACGTAGGAAAACAACATGGAATTAAAACAAATGTGAACTTGGAGGAGGCCAAAACACAgaaatagtaatattaattcTTCATATGATCAGCTTTTTGTTTCTCTAGGCCAGGGAAATCAAGATCAAGCACAATGTCACCATCACAGAACCCATAACCAAACAAGACAAAATTTATTTACTCGCAGTTTTGTAATTCCTCAAAATTTTCCAActtcatttcaaatttcaaagcaAAACTTGTACGTACTACTTCTGCTGCCCCTAATGCCTTAGCTACCCAGCTATAGCCTAATACTCACTACCCAAACCAACAACTTTTCTGTCCATATCTGATTCTGACTTACCAACTTCAAAAAGTAATTATTAGTCCTAATAGAAAGTAGAAACCTAAACCCTGCAGATTGCAGCAAAATTAGCAGAGAGGCTATAGTTAATCAAGCTTCTAAATTAGTAGTAGAGGCAGAAGCAGAAGAGTCAATGAAGCTAGTAGTAGTAGGATAGTAATGCCCTGAAGCAGAGACCATGGCAGACCTGATGACGCTCTTCTTGTTCAGCAAAGCCAGCTGCTCCACCGAGAACACACACCTCCCGAGATCCGACATCCTCGTCTGCGCCACCGGCGAGTTCACCGCCACCTGCAGCATCTGGCTCCGGCTCAGCCTGGACAGCATCTCCACCTCACCGGTGCCGCCGCCGACGCCGCGTGTCAGGACGgggagggagctggcggagtcGGAGGCGACGATGGGCATGGCCTGGAGGGCGGCGACCTGAGCCTGGAGGAACCGGACGTAGCGGTGCGCCGCCTCGAGCATGGTGGCGTTGTCCATCTTCTTCTCCCACGGCAGCAGCTTCTGCAGGCACCGCATCTTGTCGCTCAGCGTCTGCCGCCTCTTCCGCGCCAGGCTGCTTCCACGTGGCACCACCACCGGAGCCGGCTGAGATTCTGGCGGCGTCGGGTAGAgctggtaggaggaggaggctcGGGTTTGGTGGTCGAGGAGGCGAGGGCGCTTGTAGGGAGAGTGGTCGAGGGAGAGGAGGTCCGGGAGGTGGTTGAAGATGGAGTAGTAGTCGTTGAGGGACGACGTCTGAGCCGAAACGGCGCCGTATTGTGGTggctggtggtggtggtagagcGGCGGTTCGGTTTTGGGAGCGGTGAGGCTGCAGTAGTTATCGGCGAACAAGGAGAGAGGGAGTAAG encodes the following:
- the LOC133732776 gene encoding transcription factor bHLH117; amino-acid sequence: LKKKKKMEKESLMSLLVKDQESSSKSPEETQATFTGMFPVNLHSILAANTTQPLLPLSLFADNYCSLTAPKTEPPLYHHHQPPQYGAVSAQTSSLNDYYSIFNHLPDLLSLDHSPYKRPRLLDHQTRASSSYQLYPTPPESQPAPVVVPRGSSLARKRRQTLSDKMRCLQKLLPWEKKMDNATMLEAAHRYVRFLQAQVAALQAMPIVASDSASSLPVLTRGVGGGTGEVEMLSRLSRSQMLQVAVNSPVAQTRMSDLGRCVFSVEQLALLNKKSVIRSAMVSASGHYYPTTTSFIDSSASASTTNLEA